A window from Ferroacidibacillus organovorans encodes these proteins:
- a CDS encoding TnsA endonuclease N-terminal domain-containing protein — protein sequence MPRRSSRISKSKLNLTVRDVPSKGLSSRISGVDPSEVLNLLSGLERHYCYSVLWSNSVQKVETQRILPLEETLKIAERIGVKHPQDQISKEWYPMSTDFIIDIRGDGDVRKIARSVKPANQLNSVRTMEKLEIERLYWKEIDIDWGIVTEQQISINFAKNAEYFLSCLEKSEHAPIPQSLFFQVESELFQEIQTSANSLSMCALNIDKRLGFQPGTCLWFVRHLVATKNWVVDMEVLFEPSNKIEIQRSSTMLNKVGEQAQ from the coding sequence GTGCCGCGACGTTCGAGTCGTATATCTAAATCCAAATTGAACTTGACTGTACGTGATGTGCCTTCGAAGGGATTATCGAGCCGCATTAGCGGTGTAGATCCTTCGGAGGTACTTAATTTACTTTCTGGATTGGAAAGGCATTACTGTTATAGTGTTTTGTGGTCTAATTCTGTTCAGAAAGTTGAGACCCAGCGAATTCTCCCTCTTGAAGAGACACTAAAAATCGCTGAACGTATTGGCGTTAAACATCCACAAGATCAAATTTCTAAAGAGTGGTATCCAATGTCCACCGATTTTATCATTGATATTCGTGGTGATGGTGATGTACGAAAAATTGCAAGAAGCGTCAAACCCGCTAATCAATTGAACTCGGTGCGCACGATGGAGAAATTAGAAATTGAGCGATTATACTGGAAAGAAATCGATATCGATTGGGGTATCGTTACTGAGCAGCAAATATCTATTAACTTCGCGAAAAACGCCGAGTATTTTTTGTCTTGCTTAGAAAAGAGTGAACACGCTCCTATTCCTCAAAGTTTGTTTTTTCAGGTTGAATCGGAATTATTCCAAGAAATACAGACATCAGCAAATAGCCTATCGATGTGCGCCTTGAATATTGATAAACGTTTGGGGTTCCAACCAGGTACATGTTTATGGTTTGTAAGACATTTAGTTGCAACAAAGAATTGGGTCGTTGATATGGAAGTTCTGTTTGAGCCGAGTAATAAAATCGAAATTCAAAGATCATCTACTATGTTAAATAAAGTGGGTGAACAAGCGCAATGA